One window from the genome of Polyodon spathula isolate WHYD16114869_AA chromosome 59, ASM1765450v1, whole genome shotgun sequence encodes:
- the LOC121307832 gene encoding guanine nucleotide-binding protein G(s) subunit alpha, protein MCNLIYSVCVFLFYSFLDKIDIVKQSDYSPPDQDLLRCRVLTSGIFETRFQVDKVNFHMFDVGGQRDERRKWIQCFNDVTAIIFVVASSSYNMVIREDNQTNRLQEALNLFKNIWNNRWLRTISVILFLNKQDLLAEKVLAGKSKIEEYFPEFARYTTPDDATPEPGEDPRVTRAKYFIRDEFLRISTASGDGRHYCYPHFTCAVDTENIRRVFNDCRDIIQRMHLRQYELL, encoded by the exons atgTGCAATCTAatctatagtgtgtgtgtttttctcttcTACAGCTTTTTAGACAAGATTGACATCGTCAAACAGAGTGACTACTCTCCACCTGATCAG GACCTTCTCCGATGCAGAGTCTTGACATCTGGGATCTTTGAGACCAGGTTTCAGGTGGATAAAGTCAATTTTCA CATGTTTGATGTCGGAGGCCAACGAGACGAGCGTAGAAAGTGGATCCAGTGCTTTAATG ACGTCACTGCGATCATATTCGTAGTCGCCAGCAGCAGCTACAACATGGTTATACGAGAGGACAATCAGACCAACCGGCTGCAGGAAGCCCTCAATCTCTTCAAGAACATTTGGAACAACAG GTGGCTGAGGACCATTTCTGTAATTCTGTTCCTGAATAAGCAGGATTTACTGGCAGAGAAGGTTCTGGCAGGAAAATCCAAAATCGAGGAGTACTTTCCAGAATTTGCTCGCTACACTACACCTGATGATG CAACACCAGAGCCAGGCGAGGACCCCCGAGTCACGAGGGCCAAGTATTTCATTCGGGACGAGTTTCTG agaATCAGTACAGCCAGCGGGGACGGACGGCATTACTGCTACCCTCACTTCACATGCGCGGTGGACACAGAAAACATCCGCAGGGTGTTCAATGAC